One part of the Candidatus Methylomirabilota bacterium genome encodes these proteins:
- a CDS encoding HD-GYP domain-containing protein, with the protein MAARVEPAAGDDLATAYRRLNAAYQQTLRYAEDVRRLYQQVQRAIYQSLLGLANALEAKDPYTRGHSERVGAASRSLAQALGLPAPEAETIGQAGLLHDIGKIGVPEAVLRKRGELEPDEWTLMRRHPLIGAQIVAPFEFFAAGALTIRHHHERCDGSGYPDGLAGEAIPLGARIIAVADVFDALTSDRPYRAALPRDAALEHLRGQAGRTLDARVVTAFLELARELPPADSHVGDRATPAPARTIALR; encoded by the coding sequence ATGGCAGCGCGAGTAGAGCCCGCCGCCGGCGACGACCTGGCCACCGCGTATCGGCGGCTCAACGCGGCGTACCAGCAGACGCTGCGGTACGCGGAGGACGTGCGGCGCCTGTACCAGCAGGTGCAGCGGGCCATCTACCAGTCGCTCCTCGGCCTGGCGAACGCCCTCGAGGCGAAGGACCCGTACACCCGCGGCCACTCCGAGCGCGTGGGCGCCGCGAGCCGGAGCCTGGCGCAGGCGCTCGGCCTCCCCGCCCCCGAGGCCGAGACGATCGGGCAGGCGGGACTCCTGCACGACATCGGCAAGATCGGCGTCCCGGAGGCCGTCCTGCGCAAGCGCGGCGAGCTCGAGCCCGACGAGTGGACGCTCATGCGGCGGCATCCGCTCATCGGCGCCCAGATCGTGGCGCCCTTCGAGTTCTTCGCCGCCGGCGCGCTCACGATCCGTCACCACCACGAGCGCTGCGACGGGAGCGGCTACCCCGACGGGCTCGCGGGTGAGGCGATCCCGCTGGGCGCTCGGATCATCGCCGTCGCCGACGTGTTCGACGCGCTCACGTCGGATCGTCCCTACCGCGCGGCGCTGCCGCGCGACGCGGCGCTCGAACACTTGCGTGGTCAGGCGGGGCGCACGCTCGACGCGCGTGTCGTGACCGCTTTCCTCGAGCTCGCGCGCGAGCTCCCGCCGGCCGATTCCCATGTGGGCGATCGAGCAACCCCGGCACCCGCCAGAACGATCGCTCTTCGCTGA
- a CDS encoding DUF507 family protein translates to MPRHVAVAERMAEAVVKRLVRRKVAEIKDEAAARAAVRQVVLDNLVAEEKLEEDARKLLLEHAKQIRDSAADYRQLVGKVREKLARERGFVI, encoded by the coding sequence ATGCCCCGGCACGTCGCGGTTGCAGAACGGATGGCCGAGGCCGTCGTGAAGCGGCTGGTGAGGAGGAAGGTCGCCGAGATCAAGGACGAGGCCGCGGCGCGCGCGGCCGTGCGCCAGGTGGTGCTCGACAACCTCGTCGCCGAGGAGAAGCTGGAGGAGGACGCGCGCAAGCTCCTGCTCGAGCACGCCAAGCAGATCAGGGACTCCGCGGCCGACTACCGCCAGCTCGTCGGCAAGGTGCGGGAGAAGCTCGCGCGCGAGCGGGGGTTCGTCATCTGA
- the atpD gene encoding F0F1 ATP synthase subunit beta, which yields MNKGKIVQVIGPVVDVEFEPGKLPAIYNALLVEGVENKDVFAYSQKLTLEVAQHLGESQVRTIAMASTDGLTRGMTVGDTGAPITIPVGRATLGRILNIVGEPVDKGPAIQAKTFYPIHRPAPSFEDQSTKVEMFETGIKVVDLLEPYSKGGKTGLFGGAGVGKTILIMELINNIAKQHGGISVFAGVGERTREGNDLYHEMKESGVIEKTALIFGQMTEPPGSRLRVGLTGLTAAEYFRDEEGQDVLLFIDNIFRFTQAGSEVSALLGRMPSAVGYQPTLATEMGALQERITSTKKGSITSVQAIYVPADDFTDPAPATAFAHLDATTVLSRALTEQGIYPAVDPLASTSRLLDPAILGDEHYQTARAVQSIMQRYRDLQDIIAILGMEELSDEDKLTVARARKIQRFLAQPMFVAEAFTGTQGRYVKLADTVKSFKEVVEGKHDELPEQAFYMVGDVGEAMDKAKKLRESV from the coding sequence ATGAACAAGGGGAAGATCGTCCAGGTCATCGGACCGGTCGTCGACGTCGAGTTCGAGCCCGGGAAGCTGCCCGCCATCTACAACGCGCTGCTCGTCGAGGGCGTCGAGAACAAGGACGTCTTCGCCTACTCCCAGAAGCTCACGCTGGAGGTCGCGCAGCACCTGGGCGAGAGCCAGGTGAGGACGATCGCGATGGCCTCCACGGACGGCCTCACGCGTGGCATGACGGTCGGGGACACCGGGGCGCCGATCACGATCCCCGTGGGCAGGGCGACGCTCGGCCGCATCCTGAACATCGTCGGCGAGCCCGTCGACAAGGGCCCGGCGATCCAGGCGAAGACGTTCTACCCGATCCATCGGCCGGCGCCGTCGTTCGAGGATCAGTCCACGAAGGTCGAGATGTTCGAGACCGGCATCAAGGTCGTCGATCTGCTCGAGCCCTACAGCAAGGGCGGTAAGACAGGGCTGTTCGGCGGCGCGGGGGTGGGCAAGACCATCCTGATCATGGAGCTCATCAACAACATCGCCAAGCAGCACGGCGGCATCTCCGTGTTCGCGGGGGTGGGGGAGCGCACCCGCGAGGGCAACGATCTCTATCACGAGATGAAGGAGTCGGGCGTCATCGAGAAGACGGCGTTGATCTTCGGCCAGATGACCGAGCCGCCGGGGTCGCGGCTGCGCGTCGGGCTCACGGGTCTCACCGCCGCGGAGTACTTCCGCGACGAGGAAGGGCAGGACGTGCTGCTCTTCATCGACAACATCTTTCGATTTACGCAAGCGGGCTCCGAAGTGTCGGCGCTGCTCGGGCGTATGCCGTCGGCCGTCGGTTACCAGCCCACGCTCGCCACCGAGATGGGCGCGCTCCAGGAGCGCATCACGTCCACGAAGAAGGGCTCCATCACCTCGGTGCAGGCGATCTACGTCCCGGCCGACGACTTCACCGATCCGGCGCCGGCCACGGCCTTCGCGCACCTCGACGCGACGACCGTGCTGAGCCGGGCGCTCACCGAGCAGGGCATCTACCCCGCAGTCGACCCGCTCGCCTCGACCTCGCGGCTCCTCGACCCCGCGATCCTGGGCGACGAGCACTACCAGACGGCGCGGGCGGTGCAGTCGATCATGCAGCGCTACCGGGACCTGCAGGACATCATCGCGATCCTCGGCATGGAGGAGCTCTCCGACGAGGACAAGCTGACGGTCGCGCGCGCGCGGAAGATCCAGCGCTTCCTCGCGCAGCCGATGTTCGTCGCCGAGGCGTTCACGGGAACGCAAGGGCGGTACGTGAAGCTCGCCGATACGGTGAAGAGCTTCAAGGAGGTCGTCGAGGGCAAGCACGACGAGCTCCCGGAGCAGGCCTTCTACATGGTCGGCGACGTCGGCGAGGCGATGGACAAGGCCAAGAAGCTTCGCGAGTCGGTGTAG
- a CDS encoding DUF507 family protein — MMRMSRERIFYLTDLIVKELGAVPGVNVKAPEDLRTEVMRALSEEAKLAESIDGEVRKILASYSRPLPVGSREWEILYQKTREEVFKKRFRL; from the coding sequence ATGATGCGCATGAGCCGCGAGCGGATCTTCTATCTCACCGACCTCATCGTGAAGGAGCTCGGCGCGGTGCCCGGCGTGAACGTGAAGGCGCCCGAGGACCTCCGCACGGAGGTGATGCGCGCGCTCAGCGAGGAGGCGAAGCTCGCCGAGTCGATCGACGGCGAGGTGCGCAAGATCCTCGCGTCCTACTCGCGCCCGCTGCCCGTGGGCAGCCGCGAGTGGGAGATCCTCTACCAGAAGACGCGCGAGGAAGTGTTC
- a CDS encoding F0F1 ATP synthase subunit epsilon, with protein sequence MADRITLEIATPIRLVVSETVDEVVAPGVEGYFGVLPGHAPFLTTLGIGEVSYRTGRDTHYLALAGGFAEVRNDKVIVLADTAERPEEIDRGRAERARERAEQRLSGRGSEEAIDYARAAAALRRALTRLQTAGRVR encoded by the coding sequence GTGGCCGATCGCATCACGCTCGAGATCGCCACGCCGATACGCCTCGTCGTCTCGGAGACCGTCGACGAGGTCGTGGCGCCCGGCGTCGAGGGCTACTTCGGCGTCCTGCCGGGCCACGCGCCGTTCCTCACGACGCTCGGCATCGGCGAGGTCAGCTACCGGACCGGCCGCGACACGCATTACCTGGCGCTCGCCGGGGGGTTCGCCGAGGTCCGGAACGACAAGGTGATCGTCCTGGCGGACACCGCCGAGCGCCCCGAGGAGATCGACCGCGGCCGCGCCGAGCGGGCCCGCGAGCGGGCCGAGCAGCGCCTCTCCGGGCGCGGCTCCGAGGAAGCGATCGACTACGCGCGGGCGGCCGCGGCCCTCCGCCGCGCCCTCACTCGCCTTCAGACCGCCGGCCGGGTCCGCTGA
- a CDS encoding CPBP family glutamic-type intramembrane protease: MWAIEQPRHPPERSLFADTPASLLGALAAAALATLVLVRVGALPGTALRVVGVAAGHGALLATALGWAGARVTAALVAILLLALAATAAALHPAGALAYAGVPLWLLCCARRGALTHLGLASPVPWRAVCGGAAVGAFLGGHLLVSASRTFGVRLRLDGWDLVLAAAAYDLGANVPAAESFFRGALFNRAQRRWPLAAALALSTAACVARYMLDPLLPKSVELVVGAAFYVTLLSAANCWLFWWSGSLLPGMAAALVFFAAYRLLSPP; the protein is encoded by the coding sequence ATGTGGGCGATCGAGCAACCCCGGCACCCGCCAGAACGATCGCTCTTCGCTGACACGCCGGCGTCCCTGCTGGGCGCCCTCGCGGCGGCCGCGCTCGCGACGCTCGTCCTGGTCCGGGTGGGCGCGCTCCCCGGGACCGCGCTGAGGGTCGTCGGCGTCGCCGCGGGCCACGGCGCCCTGCTCGCGACGGCGCTAGGCTGGGCGGGCGCGCGGGTGACCGCGGCGCTCGTGGCGATCCTGCTCCTGGCACTCGCCGCCACGGCCGCGGCGCTGCATCCCGCCGGCGCGCTCGCGTACGCGGGCGTACCGCTCTGGCTCCTCTGCTGCGCGCGGCGCGGCGCCCTGACGCACCTGGGCCTGGCGAGCCCGGTGCCGTGGCGCGCCGTCTGCGGCGGGGCCGCCGTCGGCGCCTTCCTCGGCGGCCACCTCCTCGTCTCGGCGTCGCGCACGTTCGGCGTGCGGCTGCGGCTCGACGGCTGGGACCTCGTGCTCGCCGCGGCCGCCTACGACCTGGGCGCGAACGTGCCCGCCGCCGAGAGCTTTTTCCGCGGCGCGCTCTTCAACCGCGCGCAGCGCCGCTGGCCGCTCGCCGCCGCGCTCGCCCTGTCCACGGCCGCGTGCGTGGCGCGCTACATGCTCGATCCGCTCCTGCCGAAGAGCGTCGAGCTCGTCGTCGGCGCCGCGTTTTACGTGACGCTCCTGAGCGCCGCCAACTGCTGGCTCTTCTGGTGGTCGGGGAGCCTCCTGCCGGGCATGGCCGCCGCCCTCGTCTTCTTCGCGGCGTACCGGCTGCTGAGCCCGCCGTGA
- a CDS encoding response regulator: MPTILIADDEPHIVELVRLTLEDARVRVVGAHDGATALDRAAAWSPDLILLDVHLPDVSGLEVCARVRAHRGPAVKIVMLTAAAQDADVARGLAAGADHYLTKPFSPVRLLSLVEALMPQAPVWQRE; the protein is encoded by the coding sequence ATGCCAACGATCCTCATCGCCGACGACGAGCCGCACATCGTCGAGCTGGTGCGTCTGACGCTCGAGGACGCGCGCGTGCGCGTCGTCGGCGCCCACGATGGCGCCACGGCCCTCGACCGGGCCGCGGCGTGGAGCCCCGACCTGATCCTGCTGGACGTCCACCTCCCGGACGTGAGCGGCCTCGAGGTCTGCGCGCGGGTGCGGGCACACCGAGGTCCGGCGGTGAAGATCGTGATGCTGACGGCGGCCGCTCAGGACGCCGACGTCGCGCGCGGTCTCGCGGCGGGCGCAGACCACTACCTGACGAAGCCCTTCTCGCCCGTGCGTCTCTTGTCGCTGGTCGAGGCGCTCATGCCGCAGGCTCCGGTATGGCAGCGCGAGTAG
- a CDS encoding HAMP domain-containing sensor histidine kinase encodes MRPTARAFLAAALGIALAAVTALIALDGGDPASPFRHGYLPPVVVAALRWGAPGGAAAAGAAMLLLAPVVLPEIERSGLTPEAVEGLVTLATVALVGALLGARTTRARRLRARYETILAAQRALAGEAPLELALARLRAVLTAHLHAADVGLVVSEGGRLVTAGGDAVAPGSVAAEALAGGPIFVADAGGGRRPRRVFAAPLGVDGARLGALAVERLGEIGADERAALEALGAHIGLALENARLASRQRRFAEELEAKVAHATRRLEELDRAKSSFVAVASHELRTPLTALQGFSEILALRRLPGEEVSRLAGIMRGEARRLGRIVNDLLDLSRIERGLAPTLRREPVAVETLIASVAEVFRRGSATHPIVVGYEAGLPRVDADPDALERILTNLVSNALKYSPPGRLVRIRARAAARGASVEIEVEDQGPGIPDESLARIFEPYYRAPESEGAARGTGIGLAVVKSLVEAHGGSIRVESTPGAGTRVLFSLPACVP; translated from the coding sequence GTGAGACCGACGGCCCGCGCCTTCCTCGCCGCGGCGCTCGGGATCGCGCTCGCGGCCGTCACCGCGCTGATCGCGCTCGACGGCGGCGATCCCGCCTCGCCGTTCCGCCACGGGTACCTGCCGCCCGTCGTCGTGGCCGCGCTCCGCTGGGGCGCACCCGGCGGCGCCGCGGCGGCGGGCGCGGCCATGCTGCTCCTGGCGCCCGTCGTCCTGCCCGAGATCGAACGCTCCGGGCTCACGCCCGAAGCCGTCGAAGGCCTCGTGACGCTCGCGACCGTCGCGCTCGTCGGCGCGCTCCTGGGCGCTCGCACGACGCGCGCCCGCCGGCTCCGCGCCCGGTACGAGACGATCCTCGCGGCGCAGCGGGCGCTCGCTGGCGAGGCGCCCCTCGAGCTCGCCCTCGCGCGGCTACGGGCCGTCCTGACGGCCCACCTCCACGCCGCCGACGTCGGCCTCGTCGTGAGCGAGGGCGGCCGCCTCGTGACGGCGGGCGGCGACGCTGTCGCACCGGGGTCGGTCGCCGCCGAGGCTCTCGCCGGCGGCCCGATCTTCGTGGCGGATGCCGGAGGGGGACGTCGGCCTCGACGGGTCTTCGCGGCGCCGCTGGGCGTCGACGGCGCGCGGCTCGGCGCGCTCGCCGTCGAGCGCCTGGGAGAGATCGGCGCCGACGAGCGCGCGGCGCTCGAAGCTCTCGGCGCCCACATCGGCCTGGCGCTCGAGAACGCGCGCCTGGCGTCGCGTCAGCGGCGCTTCGCCGAGGAGCTCGAGGCGAAGGTGGCGCACGCGACGCGGCGGCTCGAGGAGCTCGATCGGGCGAAGTCCTCGTTCGTCGCCGTCGCCTCGCACGAGCTCCGGACGCCGCTCACCGCGCTCCAGGGCTTCAGCGAGATCCTCGCGTTGCGGCGCCTGCCCGGCGAGGAGGTGAGCCGGCTCGCCGGGATCATGCGCGGCGAGGCGCGCCGCCTCGGACGGATCGTCAACGACCTGCTCGACCTCTCACGGATCGAGCGCGGGCTCGCGCCGACGCTGCGCCGGGAGCCCGTGGCGGTGGAGACGCTGATCGCCTCGGTCGCGGAGGTCTTCCGGCGCGGGAGCGCGACGCACCCGATCGTCGTGGGGTACGAGGCGGGGCTCCCGCGCGTCGACGCGGACCCCGACGCGCTCGAGCGGATCCTGACGAACCTCGTGTCGAATGCGCTGAAGTACTCGCCGCCCGGGCGCCTCGTGCGGATCCGGGCGCGCGCCGCCGCCCGCGGCGCGTCGGTGGAGATCGAGGTCGAGGACCAGGGCCCGGGGATCCCGGACGAGTCGCTCGCGCGCATCTTCGAGCCCTACTATCGTGCGCCCGAATCCGAGGGCGCGGCGCGCGGCACGGGCATCGGACTCGCCGTCGTGAAGTCGCTCGTCGAGGCTCACGGCGGCTCGATCCGGGTCGAGAGCACGCCGGGCGCCGGCACGCGCGTTCTTTTCTCGCTCCCGGCGTGCGTTCCTTGA